Proteins encoded in a region of the Bactrocera tryoni isolate S06 chromosome 4, CSIRO_BtryS06_freeze2, whole genome shotgun sequence genome:
- the LOC120773935 gene encoding serine-rich adhesin for platelets isoform X5, whose protein sequence is MDAVVLHSDIARLVLGYLKRQKLESTSRLFCKTSPHLKHEFTVYRSGFTPHSFCPDLEDIICEYVNIKHIVDRFVSSLTSSQRFELFELKLPEKVKLLLERSLATNSKTQQSENSTHNKNVTKNNSNASSNINSDKENTANKHPKQKRKRDAVAYSSDERLSPFFLSSKNIKRRRILEPFCFISTKQQNLQRQRQTAQTPSTSGDQTEQTDDENEEDTLDEDSNEPENEEENGLHHNETDLSLLEKPTKESTPHSKSANGKFSTPSVPELSQAILDNPQFQMKLVDNINQALNNSKCGETRAEVSNPTASTSKMSVNENNLSEEQQIITSNEMLDQMVKDILKATEQDPAFDAIVENVVGASIQPTNASAGVQCNINAAETAPQQQLISMPAEFDHQQQQQQQQFTFVQQHQQAQLTLPTLSTISQQPTDSSTAPRTPLIIRTAISASNTSLNSGAGDAQILSTLTANNSFGSLIDPNFSISKLIVLNSNDSAQKEAPGGEQIIGNITADNLINHLTNVGDATGDEQQVFIDNATGQFVLLADEGILANFPFLLNGEAPAGQQPQNTVIVSSAQKVNAAEENEIEGKIVPCTACKKPQDATVPTSLQSRTTADSETPSGSGIVNMKAFKSLSTPRKRTSHVRTLSFSPKTTAGSQAAQKSSLRPNPIAEECEELANSAHIPERPIIKNVEILPALGGPIDASANESSNSCSVPPLFVTEESSNQTVIKTELSLRETGVVEKTDKIDNKIKSAVSGLNADTPKRKQVRKTAVRACKRQLSKSSDESETKPAPTTEVEQNEESEKSASLSEPPAGEQRVENVKDDKMMEEWLRLRNASNRDLDSRLRQINAEQHAVLPKSVRRDKNTSVKRRSLRRKRQTISKRMRKKARQEAHTKALLAESEADASIVEDEPKEVVKPDIRIVEKSKRGKCTIESRRVSKDRNSKEFNIKIPTPQKDKRETLTKTKSESVESASTDKTATNDDAVDGTAYAEPATQTADNTSVHVSEEHKEQERDRRTANIACLLDTPFKAPTLMDAIPPTPGKPVPSLDTPAAKLRTVDGDMQLSTSYLFGSLTKSELDTPQLSAITPGLRFTPFGSSRDVTPRSGTAPTDYSSGGSYYKPDESEDLDRNFEKLLRDSAQKQRQEEEERAKLLEQHLNAEEVKSALFEEPRQTVVDEREQAEAEAEKICVEIPAEKLRVEPIVLKRVKSFGAEGTESTEATSNIDPHYTLVSDLPEICAEGESSDSSSTASTSTSSSSSNSSTSSSSSSTNSSSTTDEEESATHEKETPTKNANLSLSLDNLSTISSTEDEEWQKLAVTEEENSQLVSNDGEVRYPVRSWLTPSKVDPQAAVETHEQAPATTIKVTVPLKSAEKKNRLEDDLQQKRERMMEKLKQDANQRRVKQPIATTTPSVSKSAALIASRKLVAMREKAKILPAKATMLPTNLEVSQVKLAVEVQEKRTMEVLTALQLSAKKQAPQFSSDSDAGKARKPITVPPMASLDDNATTTLFTQAPTAAVYELTEKTERLPLKTLISKVKAKQRQCEQIEALPALKRSRTTRVGRKKIVRKPLGFKGTNAPETVFEPDQLEEVKTPHKAMTKSVAEQEGSGGKDAVVSPVPRIRIKTPTGLTADRPSALRVSPRLLGNKKGRLKDGNADEKEDGKEDTSEEAVVSGKSKKPLNAAKSKAATTAKRLLATVTKKSPVRTRMTKSKRTAPTEVLQAKIILEEQKQDEDKVRDEQPSEKQKSAGEEILPVEHAKSDKSDSSEKVEKTKSEKKKYTEKKEKESKQLDKPTKASKKDKEAEKIKQTDRPTSAETKSGKHPVTDTTVTAQKRKSKDNIETVDDKEDMTKQKTEATSSSKIIDDASITNENTKTQDATKEIQTRKDTRCEGHESNVDPLDENIQDQAIEKKKLTKENEAAEIAPKPEALPTSTTNMETETADTAETSEEDPLEHCELTSVTDEDPVRFISVTYDGPDGAPANPLPRRDFTNFKMVVAFDEEEKHIWRISNEMVLFSASPASQQIRNIPKKRKVRINTCGSSDNDNITTVGVVHSTTTTSRQATNATVKSSEERNQRENSSNEAKPVATSTPISAPATSSTEEPRRRTTRITRNAVAGTEVASGSASAPPAEVAATSSAGPTDVLEIDDIESLLSRLHGKEN, encoded by the exons atggATGCCGTTGTTTTGCATTCGGACATTGCGCGTCTTGTGCTAG GCTATTTAAAAAGACAAAAGTTGGAAAGTACATCGCGGCTATTTTGTAAGACATCACCACATCTCAAGCATGAATTTACAGTATATCGGAGCGGTTTTACGCCACACAGCTTTTGTCCGGATTTGGAGGATattatatgtgaatatgtaaatatcaaACATATTG TCGATCGTTTTGTGTCTTCATTGACGAGTAGTCAACGTTTTGAACTTTTCGAACTCAAGCTTCCGGAGAAAGTCAAGTTATTGTTGGAGCGTAGTTTGGCTACAAATTCGAAAACACAGCAATCCGAAAATTCCAcgcataataaaaatgttacaaaaaacaattcaaatgCCAGCAGTAACATAAATTCAGATAAAGAGAACACAGCGAACAAACATcctaaacaaaaaagaaaacg TGATGCAGTAGCATACTCTTCTGATGAGCGCCTAAGTCCTTTCTTCTTAAGCAGCAAAAACATAAAACGGCGACGCATTTTAGAACCGTTTTGCTTCATAAGCacgaaacaacaaaatttacaacgTCAACGCCAAACTGCACAAACACCTTCAACAAGCGGCGATCAAACAGAGCAGACAGATGATGAAAATGAAGAGGACACTCTCGACGAAGATAGTAATGAACCggaaaatgaagaagaaaatgGGCTGCATCATAATGAAACGGACTTGTCACTACTGGAAAAACCGACAAAAGAATCAACGCCGCACAGTAAATCGGctaatggaaaattttcaacacCATCTGTGCCG GAACTATCGCAAGCAATATTGGACAATCCacaatttcaaatgaaattagtAGATAATATTAATCAAGCGCTCAATAACTCGAAATGCGGTGAAACACGGGCAGAAGTTAGTAATCCCACAGCGTCCACTTCAAAAATGTCAGTTAATGAGAATAATCTCTCCGAGGAGCAGCAAATTATCACTTCTAATGAAATGTTGGATCAGATGGTCAAGGACATTTTGAAAGCTACTGAGCAGGACCCGGCTTTCGATGCAATTGTCGAAAATGTTGTTGGTG caTCCATACAGCCGACAAACGCCTCAGCCGGTGTACAATGTAATATCAATGCTGCAGAAACCGCGCCACAACAGCAACTAATTAGTATGCCGGCGGAGTTCGaccaccaacaacagcaacagcagcaacaatttacatttgtacaacaacatcagcaagcACAATTAACACTACCAACTTTATCGACAATATCACAACAACCAACAGATTCCAGTACAGCTCCGCGGACACCCCTAATCATACGTACGGCTATATCGGCATCGAATACTTCACTGAATAGCGGTGCTGGCGATGCGCAAATTTTGTCTACGCTCACAGCAAATAATTCCTTTGGTTCCTTGATCGATCCGAACTTTTCGATATCAAAGTTGATCGTATTAAATTCGAATGATAGTGCACAAAAGGAGGCACCGGGTGGTGAACAGATCATTGGAAATATCACCGCTGACAATTTAATCAATCATTTGACGAATGTCGGCGATGCGACTGGGGATGAGCAG CAGGTTTTCATCGATAACGCAACCGGTCAATTTGTACTTCTTGCCGACGAGGGTATATTGgcaaattttccatttcttctCAACGGTGAAG CGCCTGCAGGCCAACAGCCACAAAACACAGTTATCGTGTCCAGTGCGCAGAAAGTAAATGCGGCCGAAGAAAACGAAATCGAAGGCAAAATAGTGCCATGCACCGCATGTAAAAAACCACAAGATGCTACGGTTCCCACCTCGCTGCAATCTCGTACAACAGCAGATAGTGAGACACCCAGTGGAAGTGGTATAGTGAatatgaaagcttttaaaagcttgTCAACACCACGCAAACGCACCTCACATGTGCGCACGTTATCATTCTCACCGAAGACAACGGCTGGAAGTCAAGCTGCGCAGAAATCAAGCTTGCGTCCTAATCCTATCGCAGAGGAGTGCGAAGAGTTGGCCAATTCGGCTCATATACCGGAGCGACCCATcataaaaaatgtggaaattctGCCAGCTCTAGGCGGGCCCATCGACGCTAGCGCAAATGAAAGCAGCAATAGCTGTAGCGTCCCGCCTTTATTCGTCACCGAAGAAAGTAGCAATCAGACTGTCATAAAAACCGAGTTATCACTACGAGAGACCGGTGTAGTGGAGAAAACGGACAAaatagacaataaaataaaatctgcTGTAAGTGGCCTGAATGCAGATACACCGAAACGCAAACAGGTCCGCAAAACCGCGGTACGCGCATGCAAACGTCAACTTTCGAAATCTTCGGATGAATCTGAAACCAAGCCAGCGCCTACAACCGAAGTGGAACAAAATGAAGAATCGGAAAAAAGCGCGTCTCTAAGCGAGCCACCGGCCGGAGAGCAACGAGTAGAAAATGTAAAAGATGACAAAATGATGGAGGAATGGTTGCGCTTGCGTAATGCTTCCAATCGTGATCTCGACTCGCGTTTGCGTCAGATTAATGCCGAGCAACACGCCGTATTGCCGAAATCGGTGCGCAGAGATAAAAATACGTCGGTGAAACGGCGTAGTTTGCGGCGAAAAAGACAGACAATCTCTAAGCGCATGCGCAAAAAGGCGCGGCAGGAGGCGCACACAAAAGCACTGCTCGCGGAGAGTGAAGCGGACGCGTCAATCGTTGAGGATGAGCCTAAGGAAGTTGTGAAACCCGATATAAGAATCGTGGAAAAGTCGAAACGCGGCAAGTGTACAATCGAGAGCCGACGCGTGAGCAAAGATCGCAACAGCAAagaattcaatataaaaattccAACACCGCAAAAGGACAAACGCGAAACGCTAACAAAAACGAAAAGCGAAAGCGTAGAGAGCGCCAGCACCGACAAAACTGCGACAAATGATGATGCAGTCGATGGTACAGCATATGCGGAGCCTGCAACGCAAACTGCAGACAACACAAGCGTGCATGTATCGGAAGAGCACAAAGAGCAGGAGCGCGATCGTCGTACAGCAAATATTGCTTGTCTGCTGGATACACCCTTTAAAGCGCCAACGTTAATGGATGCAATCCCGCCTACACCGGGAAAACCGGTACCCTCCCTAGACACGCCTGCCGCCAAGCTACGCACTGTTGATGGCGATATGCAACTTTCGACCTCATATCTATTTGGTTCGCTGACAAAAAGCGAATTAGATACCCCACAATTGAGTGCAATAACGCCCGGTTTGCGCTTTACACCATTCGGCTCCAGTCGGGATGTGACACCACGTAGTGGAACAGCACCAACGGATTATTCCTCCGGTGGTTCGTACTATAAACCGGATGAATCGGAAGATTTAGATcgcaattttgaaaaacttttaagaGATTCAGCGCAAAAGCAACGACAAGAAGAGGAGGAGCGAGCAAAACTGCTGGAACAGCATTTAAATGCAGAGGAGGTGAAAAGTGCGCTCTTTGAAGAACCAAGACAAACAGTGGTTGACGAGAGGGAACAAGCGGAAGCAGAAGCTGAGAAAATATGTGTGGAAATACCAGCTGAGAAACTGAGAGTCGAACCCATAGTACTGAAACGCGTTAAATCATTTGGCGCTGAAGGCACAGAGAGCACCGAAGCGACCTCAAATATCGACCCCCATTATACGCTCGTTTCAGATTTGCCTGAAATTTGTGCGGAAGGTGAGTCGTCCGATTCCTCCAGCACAGCTTCTACTTCTACGTCCTCATCTTCATCGAACAGTTCCACAAGTAGCTCGAGTTCTTCAACGAATTCCAGTAGCACAACGGACGAGGAGGAGTCAGCAACGCATGAAAAGGAAACGCCGACCAAAAATGCTAACCTGTCTTTATCGCTAGATAATCTCTCAACAATTAGTAGTACAGAAGATGAAGAGTGGCAGAAGTTAGCTGTCACAGAGGAAGAGAATTCACAGTTGGTAAGCAATGATGGGGAAGTACGTTACCCGGTACGTAGTTGGCTAACGCCGAGCAAAGTCGATCCGCAAGCAGCAGTCGAGACCCACGAGCAAGCGCCAGCGACTACTATTAAGGTAACAGTACCATTGAAATCGGCCGAGAAAAAGAATCGCTTGGAGGACGATTTGCAGCAAAAACGTGAACGCATGATGGAGAAGCTGAAGCAAGATGCCAATCAGCGGCGTGTTAAACAACCGATAGCTACAACAACACCATCAGTTAGCAAGAGCGCTGCGCTGATTGCGAGCCGCAAGCTTGTGGCGATGAGAGAGAAAGCCAAAATTCTACCGGCGAAAGCGACTATGTTGCCAACTAATTTAGAGGTAAGTCAAGTCAAACTCGCTGTGGAAGTACAGGAGAAGCGTACCATGGAAGTACTGACAGCGCTACAGCTTTCCGCCAAGAAACAAGCTCCACAGTTCAGCTCGGATAGTGACGCTGGCAAAGCGCGCAAACCGATCACTGTGCCACCAATGGCCTCGCTGGACGACAATGCAACCACTACGCTCTTCACACAAGCGCCAACCGCTGCTGTGTACGAGTTGACAGAGAAAACCGAGCGACTGCCGTTAAAGACGCTCATCTCGAAAGTGAAAGCAAAGCAAAGGCAGTGCGAACAAATTGAAGCGCTGCCGGCTTTGAAACGCTCACGTACCACAAGGGTGGGACGCAAGAAAATTGTACGCAAACCGCTCGGCTTCAAGGGCACCAACGCGCCCGAAACTGTTTTCGAACCCGATCAATTGGAGGAAGTGAAAACACCGCATAAAGCAATGACGAAAAGCGTGGCGGAGCAGGAAGGTAGTGGTGGAAAAGATGCTGTTGTTAGTCCTGTACCGAGGATAAGAATAAAAACACCGACAGGGTTAACTGCCGACAGACCCAGCGCATTACGTGTTTCGCCGCGTTTGCTTGGCAACAAAAAGGGTAGATTGAAGGATGGTAATGCGGACGAGAAAGAAGATGGCAAAGAAGATACATCGGAGGAAGCCGTAGTAAGCGGCAAATCCAAGAAACCACTAAATGCTGCGAAGTCCAAGGCGGCAACCACGGCTAAAAGGTTGTTAGCGACTGTTACCAAAAAGTCACCTGTACGTACTAGAATGACGAAAAGCAAAAGAACGGCGCCGACCGAAGTAttacaagcaaaaataatattggAAGAGCAAAAGCAAGACGAGGATAAGGTTAGAGACGAACAACCAAGTGAGAAGCAAAAGTCTGCAGGTGAGGAGATATTACCAGTTGAGCATGCGAAATCTGACAAGTCTGACAGTagcgaaaaagttgaaaaaaccaaatccgaaaagaaaaaatatactgAGAAAAAGGAAAAGGAGTCAAAACAGTTGGATAAACCAACGAAGGCATCCAAAAAGGACAAAGAagctgaaaaaattaaacaaacagaTAGGCCCACGTCAGCTGAAACGAAGTCCGGAAAACACCCGGTGACAGACACAACTGTTACGGCACAGAAAAGAAAGTCCAAAGATAACATAGAAACTGTAGATGATAAAGAAGACATGACGAAACAAAAAACTGAAGCGACATCCAGCAGCAAAATTATTGACGATGCGAGCATAACAAATGAAAATACCAAAACACAAGACGCTACTAAAGAAATACAGACACGAAAAGATACCAGATGTGAAGGACACGAATCAAATGTTGACCCACTTGATGAAAATATACAAGATCaagcaattgagaagaaaaaatTGACGAAAGAGAATGAAGCTGCAGAGATCGCGCCAAAACCGGAAGCCTTGCCAACATCAACCACAAATATGGAGACTGAAACTGCTGACACTGCCGAAACCTCCGAAGAAGATCCATTAGAGCATTGCGAACTAACGTCTGTTACGGATGAGGATCCGGTACGCTTTATATCAGTTACCTATGACGGTCCCGATGGTGCGCCAGCAAATCCCTTGCCACGACGAGATTTTACAAACTTCAAAATGGTCGTTGCCTTCGATGAGGAGGAGAAACACATTTGGCGCATCAGCAACGAAATGGTTTTGTTCAGTGCATCGCCCGCATCACAACAAATACGTAACATTCCGAAGAAACGTAAAGTGCGAATAAATACATGCGGCAGCAGTGATAATGATAACATCACCACTGTAGGTGTAGTACATAGTACGACAACAACATCACGGCAAGCAACCAATGCGACTGTTAAGAGCAGTGAAGAGCGCAATCAAAGGGAGAACAGTTCGAATGAAGCCAAACCAGTAGCAACGTCTACACCCATCTCTGCGCCAGCCACGAGCAGTACAGAAGAACCACGAAGGCGGACGAC CAGAATAACAAGAAATGCTGTCGCTGGTACGGAAGTGGCGAGTGGTTCTGCGTCGGCGCCACCAGCAGAAGTAGCAGCGACGAGCTCTGCTGGTCCTACAGATGTTCTCGAAATAGATGACATTGAATCGCTACTTTCGCGTTTGCATGGGAAAGAGAACTAA